In the Chelonoidis abingdonii isolate Lonesome George chromosome 13, CheloAbing_2.0, whole genome shotgun sequence genome, one interval contains:
- the USH1G gene encoding pre-mRNA splicing regulator USH1G isoform X2 — translation MNDQYHRAARDGYLDLLKEATRKDLNSPDEDGMTPTLWAAYHGNLEALRLIVSRGGDPDKCDIWGNTPLHLAAANGHLNCLSFLVSFGANIWCLDNDYHTPLDMAAVKGHMECVRYLDSIAAKQSSLNPKLVSKLKDKAFRDAERRIKDCVKMQKKHHERMEKRYKKEMSDNSDTMNFSSYSSSTLSRKFQHMSMVTSLPYSQATLHGTAKGKTKMQKKLEKKKQVDGTFKIYEDGRKSVRSLSGLQLGNDVMFVKQGTYTSPKEWTRRNIRDMFLTDEDTVSRAISDPGLHIDSAHSEVSTDSGHDSLFNRPGLGTMVFRRNYISNGLFGIGQEDASVLGEGNLDGIGVKLRSHLQRSPNLDDSIGSANSLQERNAEELPWEEVELGLDDDNEPDTSPLEAFLASLHMFEFISILKKEKIDLEALMLCSDNDLKSINIPLGPRKKILDAIQRRKQTLERPDVIADTEL, via the exons ATGAACGACCAGTATCACCGAGCAGCCCGGGACGGCTACCTGGACCTGCTAAAGGAAGCCACCAGGAAGGACCTAAACTCGCCCGACGAGGATGGCATGACCCCGACCCTCTGGGCTGCTTATCATGGCAACTTGGAAGCACTGAGGCTGATAGTTAGCAGAGG GGGTGATCCAGACAAATGTGACATATGGGGGAACACACCTCTTCACCTAGCAGCAGCCAATGGCCATCTGAACTGCCTCTCCTTCCTGGTGTCATTTGGGGCCAACATCTGGTGTCTGGACAATGACTACCATACACCACTGGACATGGCTGCCGTGAAGGGACACATGGAGTGTGTGCGGTACCTAGACTCCATTGCTGCCAAGCAGAGCAGCCTCAACCCCAAGCTGGTGAGCAAGCTGAAGGACAAGGCTTTCAGAGACGCAGAGAGGAGGATCAAGGACTGCGTGAAGATGCAGAAAAAGCACCATGAGCGGATGGAGAAGAGGTACAAGAAGGAGATGTCTGACAACTCTGACACCATGAATTTCTCCAGCTACTCCAGCAGCACTCTGAGCAGGAAGTTTCAGCACATGTCCATGGTGACGTCCCTGCCATATTCCCAAGCCACCCTTCACGGCACAGCCAAGGGCAAGACCAAAATGCAGAAGAAGTTGGAGAAGAAGAAGCAGGTGGATGGAACGTTTAAGATCTACGAGGATGGGCGGAAAAGCGTGAGGTCCTTGTCAGGCCTGCAGCTGGGGAATGATGTCATGTTTGTGAAGCAGGGCACCTACACCAGCCCAAAGGAGTGGACCCGGCGCAACATCAGAGACATGTTTCTAACTGACGAAGATACCGTCTCCCGTGCCATAAGTGACCCAGGTTTGCACATAGACTCAGCCCACTCGGAGGTCAGCACGGATTCTGGCCACGACTCATTGTTTAACCGGCCTGGGCTCGGCACCATGGTGTTCCGGAGGAACTACATCAGCAATGGGCTCTTTGGGATCGGCCAGGAGGATGCCAGCGTGCTGGGTGAGGGCAACCTGGATGGGATAGGTGTCAAACTGCGGAGCCACCTGCAGCGCTCGCCAAATCTCGACGACAGCATTGGCAGTGCCAACAGCCTGCAGGAGAGGAACGCGGAGGAGCTGccatgggaggaggtggagctgggTCTGGACGACGACAACGAACCTGACACCAGTCCCCTGGAGGCCTTTCTGGCTTCCCTGCACATGTTTGAGTTCATCTCCATCCTGAAGAAAGAGAAGATCGACCTGGAGGCCCTCATGCTGTGTTCGGACAATGACCTGAAGAGCATCAATATCCCACTGGGGCCTAGGAAAAAGATATTGGATGCCATCCAGAGGAGGAAGCAGACCTTGGAGAGGCCTGATGTTATTGCAGACACCGAGCT ATAG
- the USH1G gene encoding pre-mRNA splicing regulator USH1G isoform X1, producing MNDQYHRAARDGYLDLLKEATRKDLNSPDEDGMTPTLWAAYHGNLEALRLIVSRGGDPDKCDIWGNTPLHLAAANGHLNCLSFLVSFGANIWCLDNDYHTPLDMAAVKGHMECVRYLDSIAAKQSSLNPKLVSKLKDKAFRDAERRIKDCVKMQKKHHERMEKRYKKEMSDNSDTMNFSSYSSSTLSRKFQHMSMVTSLPYSQATLHGTAKGKTKMQKKLEKKKQVDGTFKIYEDGRKSVRSLSGLQLGNDVMFVKQGTYTSPKEWTRRNIRDMFLTDEDTVSRAISDPGLHIDSAHSEVSTDSGHDSLFNRPGLGTMVFRRNYISNGLFGIGQEDASVLGEGNLDGIGVKLRSHLQRSPNLDDSIGSANSLQERNAEELPWEEVELGLDDDNEPDTSPLEAFLASLHMFEFISILKKEKIDLEALMLCSDNDLKSINIPLGPRKKILDAIQRRKQTLERPDVIADTEL from the exons ATGAACGACCAGTATCACCGAGCAGCCCGGGACGGCTACCTGGACCTGCTAAAGGAAGCCACCAGGAAGGACCTAAACTCGCCCGACGAGGATGGCATGACCCCGACCCTCTGGGCTGCTTATCATGGCAACTTGGAAGCACTGAGGCTGATAGTTAGCAGAGG GGGTGATCCAGACAAATGTGACATATGGGGGAACACACCTCTTCACCTAGCAGCAGCCAATGGCCATCTGAACTGCCTCTCCTTCCTGGTGTCATTTGGGGCCAACATCTGGTGTCTGGACAATGACTACCATACACCACTGGACATGGCTGCCGTGAAGGGACACATGGAGTGTGTGCGGTACCTAGACTCCATTGCTGCCAAGCAGAGCAGCCTCAACCCCAAGCTGGTGAGCAAGCTGAAGGACAAGGCTTTCAGAGACGCAGAGAGGAGGATCAAGGACTGCGTGAAGATGCAGAAAAAGCACCATGAGCGGATGGAGAAGAGGTACAAGAAGGAGATGTCTGACAACTCTGACACCATGAATTTCTCCAGCTACTCCAGCAGCACTCTGAGCAGGAAGTTTCAGCACATGTCCATGGTGACGTCCCTGCCATATTCCCAAGCCACCCTTCACGGCACAGCCAAGGGCAAGACCAAAATGCAGAAGAAGTTGGAGAAGAAGAAGCAGGTGGATGGAACGTTTAAGATCTACGAGGATGGGCGGAAAAGCGTGAGGTCCTTGTCAGGCCTGCAGCTGGGGAATGATGTCATGTTTGTGAAGCAGGGCACCTACACCAGCCCAAAGGAGTGGACCCGGCGCAACATCAGAGACATGTTTCTAACTGACGAAGATACCGTCTCCCGTGCCATAAGTGACCCAGGTTTGCACATAGACTCAGCCCACTCGGAGGTCAGCACGGATTCTGGCCACGACTCATTGTTTAACCGGCCTGGGCTCGGCACCATGGTGTTCCGGAGGAACTACATCAGCAATGGGCTCTTTGGGATCGGCCAGGAGGATGCCAGCGTGCTGGGTGAGGGCAACCTGGATGGGATAGGTGTCAAACTGCGGAGCCACCTGCAGCGCTCGCCAAATCTCGACGACAGCATTGGCAGTGCCAACAGCCTGCAGGAGAGGAACGCGGAGGAGCTGccatgggaggaggtggagctgggTCTGGACGACGACAACGAACCTGACACCAGTCCCCTGGAGGCCTTTCTGGCTTCCCTGCACATGTTTGAGTTCATCTCCATCCTGAAGAAAGAGAAGATCGACCTGGAGGCCCTCATGCTGTGTTCGGACAATGACCTGAAGAGCATCAATATCCCACTGGGGCCTAGGAAAAAGATATTGGATGCCATCCAGAGGAGGAAGCAGACCTTGGAGAGGCCTGATGTTATTGCAGACACCGAGCTGTAA